From Struthio camelus isolate bStrCam1 chromosome 29, bStrCam1.hap1, whole genome shotgun sequence, a single genomic window includes:
- the LOC104147297 gene encoding myosin-7 isoform X1, with the protein MPDAEMAEFGEAAPYLRKSEKERVEAQTRPFDLKKDIFVPDDKEEFVKATIISRDGAKITAETERGKTVTVKEDQIMQQNPPKFDKIEDMAMLTFLHEPAVLYNLKDRYASWMIYTYSGLFCVTVNPYKWLPVYNAEVVAAYRGKKRSEAPPHIFSISDNAYQNMLTDRENQSILITGESGAGKTVNTKRVIQYFAVIAAIGDRGKKETGTPGKGTLEDQIIQANPALEAFGNAKTVRNDNSSRFGKFIRIHFGATGKLASADIETYLLEKSRVIFQLKAERNYHIYYQILSNKKPELLDMMLVTNNPYDYAFISQGETTVPSIDDGEELLATDNAFDVLGFTPEEKSSIYKLTGAIMHFGNMKFKQKQREEQAEPDGTEEADKSAYLMGLNSADLLKGLCHPRVKVGNEYVTKGQNVQQVIYAVGALAKAVYEKMFNWMVTRINNSLETKQPRQYFIGVLDIAGFEIFDFNSFEQLCINFTNEKLQQFFNHHMFVLEQEEYKKEGIEWEFIDFGMDLQACIDLIEKPMGIMSILEEECMFPKATDMTFKAKLFDNHLGKSANFGKPRNIKGKPEAHFALIHYAGTVDYNILGWLQKNKDPLNETVVGLYQKSSLKLLANLFANYAGADAPVEKGKGSKKKGSSFQTVSALHRENLNKLMTNLRSTHPHFVRCIIPNETKSPGVMDNPLVMHQLRCNGVLEGIRICRKGFPNRILYGDFRQRYRILNPAAIPEGQFIDSRKGAEKLLGSLDIDHNQYKFGHTKVFFKAGLLGLLEEMRDERLARIMTRLQAQVRGFLSRQEFKKILERRDSLLVIQWNIRAFMGVKNWPWMKLYFKIKPLLKSAETEKEMQTMKEEFGRLKEALEKSETRRKELEEKMVSMLQEKNDLQLQVQAEQDNLADAEERCDQLIKNKIQLEAKVKELTERLEDEEEMNAELTAKKRKLEDECSELKKDIDDLELSLAKVEKEKHATENKVKNLTEEMAGLDEIIAKLTKEKKALQESHQQALDDLQAEEDKVNTLTKAKVKLEQQVDDLESSLEQEKKIRMDLERAKRKLEGDLKLAQESIMDLENDKQQLDERLKKKDFELNALNARIEDEQAIAAQLQKKLKELQARIEELEEELEAERTGRAKVEKLRSELSRELEEISERLEEAGGATSVQIELNKKREAEFQKMRRDLEEATLQHEATAATLRKKHADSVAELGEQIDNLQRVKQKLEKEKSELKLELDDVSSNMEQLVKAKANLEKMCRTMEDQMNEYRTKSEEAQRTVNDLTTQRAKLQTENGELSRQLEEKEAFISQLTRGKLTYTQQLEDLKRQLEEEAKAKNALAHALQSARHDCDLLREQYEEEMEAKAELQRTLSKANSEVAQWRTKYETDAIQRTEELEEAKKKLAQRLQEAEEAVEAVNAKCSSLEKTKHRLQNEIEDLMVDLERSNAAAAALDKKQRNFDKILAEWKQKFEESQTELEASQKEARSLSTELFKLKNAYEESLEHLETFKRENKNLQEEISDLTEQLGASHKTIHELEKVRKQLDAEKLDLQAALEEAEASLEHEEGKILRAQLEFNQVKADYERKLAEKDEEMEQAKRNHLRVVDSLQTSLDAETRSRNEALRLKKKMEGDLNEMEIQLSHANRLAAEAQKQVKTLQGYLKDTQLQLDDVVRANEDLKENIAIVERRNNLLQSELEELRAVVEQTERARKLAEQELIEASERVQLLHSQNTSLINQKKKMEVDISQLQTEVEEAIQECRNAEEKAKKAITDAAMMAEELKKEQDTSAHLERMKKNMEQTIKDLQLRLDEAEQLALKGGKKQLQKLEARVRELENELEAEQKRNAESVKGLRKSERRVKELSYQTEEDRKNLVRLQDLVDKLQLKVKAYKRQAEEAEEQANANLAKFRKAQHELDEAEERADMAEAQANKLRARSRDAAPKQKGFNEE; encoded by the exons atgCCCGACGCGGAGATGGCCGAGTTCGGCGAGGCCGCCCCGTACCTCCGCAAGTCGGAGAAGGAGCGGGTGGAGGCCCAGACGCGGCCCTTCGACCTCAAGAAGGACATCTTCGTCCCCGACGACAAGGAGGAGTTCGTCAAGGCCACCATCATCTCCCGCGACGGCGCCAAGATCACCGCCGAGACCGAGCGcggcaag ACCGTGACGGTCAAGGAGGACCAGATCATGCAGCAGAACCCGCCCAAGTTCGACAAGATCGAGGACATGGCCATGCTCACCTTCCTCCACGAGCCCGCCGTCCTCTACAACCTCAAGGACCGCTACGCTTCTTGGATGATCTAC ACCTACTCGGGGCTCTTCTGCGTGACGGTCAACCCCTACAAGTGGCTGCCCGTCTACAACGCCGAGGTGGTGGCCGCCTACCGGGGCAAGAAGCGGAGCGAAGCTCCTCCCCACATCTTCTCCATCTCCGACAACGCCTACCAGAACATGCTCACGG ATCGGGAGAACCAGTCCATCCTCATCAC CGGAGAATCCGGGGCGGGGAAGACGGTCAACACCAAGCGGGTCATCCAGTACTTCGCCGTCATCGCCGCCATCGGCGACCGCGGCAAGAAGGAGACGGGGACCCCGGGCAAG GGCACCCTGGAGGATCAAATCATCCAGGCCAACCCCGCCTTGGAGGCCTTCGGCAACGCCAAGACCGTCCGCAACGACAACTCGTCCCGATTC GGGAAGTTCATCCGCATCCACTTCGGGGCCACCGGGAAGCTGGCGTCGGCCGACATCGAGACCT ACCTCTTGGAGAAGTCCCGGGTCATCTTCCAGCTCAAGGCCGAGAGGAACTACCACATCTACTACCAGATCCTCTCCAACAAGAAGCCGGAGCTGCTCG ACATGATGCTggtgaccaacaacccctacgacTACGCCTTCATCTCCCAAGGAGAGACCACGGTGCCGTCCATCGACGACggagaggagctgctggccaCGGAC AACGctttcgacgtgctgggcttcACCCCGGAGGAGAAGAGCTCCATCTACAAGCTGACGGGCGCCATCATGCACTTCGGCAACATGAAGTTCAAGCAGAAGCAACGGGAGGAGCAGGCGGAGCCTGACGGCACCGAag AAGCGGACAAGTCGGCCTACCTGATGGGGCTGAACTCGGCCGACCTCCTCAAGGGGCTGTGCCACCCCCGGGTCAAGGTGGGCAACGAGTACGTCACCAAGGGGCAAAATGTCCAGCAG GTGATTTACGCCGTCGGGGCCCTGGCCAAGGCCGTCTACGAGAAGATGTTCAACTGGATGGTGACCAGGATCAACAACTCCCTGGAGACCAAGCAGCCGCGGCAGTACTTCATCGGTGTGCTGGACATCGCCGGCTTCGAGATCTTTGAC TTCAACAGCTTCGAGCAGCTCTGCATCAACTTCACCAACGAGAAGCTGCAGCAGTTCTTCAACCACCACATGttcgtgctggagcaggaggagtACAAGAAGGAGGGCATCGAGTGGGAGTTCATCGACTTCGGCATGGACCTGCAGGCCTGCATCGACCTCATTGAGAAG CCCATGGGGATCATGTCCATCCTGGAGGAGGAGTGCATGTTCCCCAAGGCCACAGACATGACCTTCAAGGCCAAGCTCTTTGACAACCACCTGGGCAAGTCGGCCAACTTCGGGAAGCCGCGCAACATCaagggcaagccggaggcccactTTGCCCTCATCCACTACGCCGGCACGGTGGACTACAACATCCTCGGctggctgcagaagaacaaggacCCTCTCAACGAGACGGTGGTGGGCCTCTACCAGAAGTCGTCCCTCAAGCTCCTGGCCAACCTCTTCGCCAACTACGCCGGGGCGGATGCAC CCGTGGAGAAGGGGAAAGGCTCCAAGAAGAAAGGTTCTTCCTTCCAAACGGTCTCGGCCCTGCACCGG GAGAACCTCAACAAGCTGATGACCAACCTGAGGTCCACCCACCCCCACTTCGTCCGCTGCATCATCCCCAACGAGACCAAGTCTCCGG GCGTGATGGACAACCCCCTGGTGATGCACCAGCTCCGCTGCAACGGGGTGCTGGAGGGCATCCGCATCTGCCGCAAGGGCTTCCCCAACCGCATCCTCTACGGGGACTTCCGCCAGCG CTACCGCATCCTGAACCCCGCCGCCATCCCCGAGGGGCAGTTCATCGACAGCCGCAAGGGCGCCGAGAAGCTCCTGGGTTCCCTCGACATCGACCACAACCAGTACAAGTTTGGGCACACCaag GTCTTCTTCAAagcggggctgctggggctgctggaggagaTGCGGGACGAGCGCCTGGCCCGCATCATGACCCGCTTGCAAGCCCAGGTCCGCGGCTTCCTCTCCCGGCAGGAGTTCAAGAAGATCCTGGAGCGCCG GGACTCGCTGCTGGTGATCCAGTGGAACATCCGGGCCTTCATGGGGGTGAAGAACTGGCCCTGGATGAAGCTCTACTTCAAGATCAAGCCCCTGCTGAAGAGCGCCGAGACTGAGAAGGAGATGCAG ACCATGAAGGAGGAGTTTGGGCGGCTGAAGGAAGCCCTGGAGAAGTCGGAGACGCGGcggaaggagctggaggagaagaTGGTCTCCATGCTGCAGGAGAAGAACGATCTCCAGCTGCAAGTGCAGGCT GAGCAAGACAACCTGGCTGATGCCGAGGAGCGCTGCGACCAGCTGATCAAGAACAAGatccagctggaggccaaggTGAAGGAGCTCACGGAGCGCCTGGAGGACGAGGAGGAGATGAACGCCGAGCTCACGGCCAAGAAGAGGAAGCTGGAGGACGAGTGCTCGGAACTCAAGAAGGACATTGACGACCTGGAGTTGTCTTTGGCCAAGGTGGAGAAGGAGAAACACGCCACGGAGAacaag GTCAAGAACCTCACAGAGGAGATGGCCGGGCTGGACGAGATCATCGCCAAGCTGACGAAGGAGAAGAAGGCCCTGCAAGAGTCCCACCAGCAAGCGCTGGACGACCTGCAGGCAGAAGAAGACAAGGTCAACACCTTGACCAAGGCCAAAGTGAAGCTGGAGCAGCAAGTGGATGAC CTGGAGAGCTCGCTGGAGCAGGAGAAGAAGATCCGGATGGACCTGGAACGGGCCAAGCGGAAGCTGGAAGGCGACTTGAAGCTGGCGCAGGAGAGCATCATGGACCTGGAGAACGACAAGCAGCAGTTGGACGAGAGGCTGAAAAA GAAAGACTTCGAGCTCAACGCCCTGAACGCCAGGATCGAGGACGAGCAGGCGATCGCCGCCCAGCTCCAGAAGAAGCTCAAAGAGCTTCAG GCGCGGatcgaggagctggaggaagagctGGAGGCGGAGCGCACGGGGCGGGCCAAAGTGGAGAAGCTGCGCTCGGAGCTGTcgcgggagctggaggagatcaGCGAGCGGCTGGAGGAGGCGGGCGGCGCCACCTCGGTGCAGATCGAGCTCAACAAGAAGCGGGAGGCCGAGTTCCAGAAGATGCGGCGCGACCTGGAGGAGGCCACGCTGCAGCACGAGGCCACGGCCGCCACGCTGCGCAAGAAGCACGCCGACAGCGTGGCCGAGCTCGGCGAGCAGATCGACAACCTGCAGCGCGTCAAGcagaagctggagaaggagaagagcgAGCTCAAGCTGGAGCTGGACGACGTCAGCTCCAACATGGAGCAGCTCGTTAAGGCCAAG gCCAACCTCGAGAAGATGTGCCGCACCATGGAAGACCAGATGAACGAGTACAGGACTAAGTCCGAGGAGGCTCAGCGGACGGTCAACGATCTCACGACCCAGCGAGCCAAGCTCCAGACCGAGAACG GCGAGCTCTCCaggcagctggaggagaaggaagcGTTCATCAGCCAGCTGACGCGAGGGAAGCTCACCTACACCCAGCAGCTGGAGGACCTCAAGAGGCAGCTAGAGGAGGAGGCCAAG GCGAAGAACGCGCTGGCCCACGCCCTCCAGTCGGCCCGGCACGACTGCGACCTGCTGCGGGAGCAGTACGAGGAGGAGATGGAGGCCAAGGCCGAGCTCCAGCGCACCCTGTCCAAGGCCAACTCCGAGGTGGCCCAGTGGAGGACCAAGTACGAGACGGATGCCATCCAGCGCaccgaggagctggaggaggccaa GAAGAAGCtggcgcagcggctgcaggaggccgaggaggcgGTGGAGGCGGTGAACGCCAAGTGCTCCTCGCTGGAGAAGACCAAGCACCGGCTGCAGAACGAGATCGAGGACCTGATGGTGGACCTGGAGCGGTCGAACGCAGCGGCTGCCGCGCTGGACAAGAAGCAGAGGAACTTCGACAAG ATCCTGGCGGAGTGGAAGCAGAAGTTTGAGGAGTCGCAGACGGAGCTGGAGGCGTCGCAGAAGGAGGCCCGCTCCCTCAGCACCGAGCTCTTCAAGCTCAAGAACGCCTACGAGGAGTCGCTCGAGCACCTGGAGACCTTCAAGCGGGAGAACAAGAACCTCCAAG AGGAGATCTCGGACCTGACGGAGCAGCTGGGCGCCAGCCACAAGACCATCCACGAGCTGGAGAAGGTCCGGAAGCAGCTGGACGCCGAGAAGCTGGACCTTCAAGCAGCACTGGAGGAGGCCGAG GCGTCGCTGGAGCACGAGGAGGGGAAGATCCTGCGGGCCCAGCTGGAGTTCAACCAGGTCAAGGCGGACTACGAGCGCAAGCTGGCCGAGAAGGACGAGGAGATGGAGCAGGCCAAGAGGAACCACCTGCGGGTGGTGGACTCGCTGCAGACCTCCCTGGACGCCGAGACGCGGAGCCGCAACGAGGCGCTGCGGCTCAAGAAGAAGATGGAGGGCGACCTCAACGAGATGGAGATCCAGCTCAGCCACGCCAACCGCCTCGCCGCCGAGGCCCAGAAGCAAGTCAAGACTTTGCAGGGATATCTCAAG GACACCCAGCTGCAGCTGGATGACGTGGTGCGGGCCAACGAGGACCTGAAGGAGAACATCGCCATCGTGGAGCGCAGGAACAACCTGCTGCAGtcggagctggaggagctgcgggCCGTGGTGGAGCAGACGGAGCGGGCCCGGAAgctggccgagcaggagctgatCGAGGCCAGCGAGCGGGTCCAGCTCCTCCACTCGCAG AACACCAGCCTCATCAACCAGAAGAAGAAGATGGAGGTTGACATCTCCCAGCTGCAGACGGAGGTGGAAGAGGCCATCCAGGAGTGCCGGAACGCCGAGGAGAAGGCCAAGAAAGCCATCACGGAC GCGGCCATGATGGCGGAGGAGCTGAAGAAGGAGCAGGACACGAGCGCCCACCTGGAGCgcatgaagaagaacatggaGCAGACCATCAAGGACCTGCAGCTGCGGCTGGACGAGGCCGAGCAGCTGGCCCTCAAGGGCGGCaagaagcagctgcagaagctggAGGCCCGCGTGCGGGAGCTGGAGAACGAGCTGGAGGCCGAGCAGAAGCGCAACGCCGAGAGCGTCAAGGGCCTCCGCAAGTCGGAGCGGCGCGTCAAGGAGCTCAGCTACCAG ACGGAGGAGGACCGCAAGAACCTGGTGCGGCTCCAGGACCTGGTGGACAAGCTCCAGCTGAAGGTCAAGGCCTACAAGCGGCAGGCAGAGGAGGCG GAGGAGCAGGCCAACGCCAACCTGGCCAAGTTCCGCAAGGCCCAGCACGAGCTGGACGAGGCCGAGGAGCGCGCCGACATGGCCGAGGCCCAGGCCAACAAGCTGCGGGCCCGCAGCCGCGACGCCGCCCCCAAG CAGAAGGGCTTCAACGAGGAGTGA